The Mus caroli chromosome 9, CAROLI_EIJ_v1.1, whole genome shotgun sequence DNA window AGCAAGGGCTCGTCTGCTGTCCAGACCAGTGGCTGTCATGGCCGCATGGAAGCTTGCTGGCTGCTGCTAGTCCTCTCTGGTGCTATTCGAATCTTTTCCTGCAGAATTTAATTCCGGCTCCACACACATTCGTTCCCCGGGAACAGCTGGTGTTCTGCCCCCTCTGTGGTTTCTTTCTAGACTCCAAGTCTTTACAACTAATTTGCAGACAACCATGGGCCACGTCCCCAAGTTAAGTGGACACTTGGCCCCTCTCTCCTTCGTAGCAACTCTTTGGAATGCTAAGAAGAAGATACGAGAAAATCCATTCTCACCGTGGGAATATTTGGTTCCCACAAAGCAAGTTTGGCTCCTTTTGTTATAATTTCTAGTgcaagatttaaaataataagtgaTTGATCAAAACTGGAAATAAGCTCTCAAATTTAACTTGCATTAATGAAGGACTGATAGATTTTTAGCCTCAAACACACTATAAAAATAACGATCTAAGAGATAATAATTcttaaatatgtacatacatatacttcTACCCAAGTGGACcagaatgtttttcatttttttttctattacctaGATATTTATAACAAATAATTGTTTCAGGAGAGAAATCAGACTGTTTTATGGTCCTGAATACTCACTTGATGGATTAGATGCTGCAAAATATGAAGTTTCACATTAGATTAACATGCAGATCTTTGTGTTTCATGTCGCCAACCAGTGATGTAATCTAAGTTGGCCAAAGCCTCCCTAGGCATGCCCGTGGACACACAGCACTGCTTCATGCTGCTTCCGCTACACCTGGAGGGACCAGCTCTACTCCAACTGGGGCTGTATTCAAATTTTATCGTAATATATTTGGCATAAAATGTTTATTGTGACCCAGCAAAATTGACTTTGGGAGAAAATTAAACTCAACCAAGCTCTGGAGACCTAAGTAAAGGTCAGAGCCACAATAGATGCTATCTCCATGAGGGAGAAATTTCAACAGAGCAGTCACTGGCTCATTGCTAGAGTAAGCTGggtaggagaggaagaaaaggagatgcTGAGACTGGACAACAATACTCAGATCTAGTTTGCCTTAACTCTCCAAGAGTATTGGGAGACACAAGATACCATTTCTCTCAGCATTTAATGTCATCCTCGTCTTCCTTATTTATAATCTTCATAAGAAGCCTGGGTCATGCCAGGTGTTTCCCTCTGAGTCGGAGCGCACTGCTAAAGTTAGCAGACGCAGGGAAGCACAACTGTATAGTTGCAGACGCACATGGAGCACGGCATTAAGCCTGCCCTGAACATTCCTTTTAGATCAAATTTAAAGCGTGTCATACTCTTTTGCAGAAAAATGCACACCTGCTGGGTAAACATAACATAATAGCTGACAAGGAACAGAAAcctactgtttaaaaaaaaaatcaaaattcaccACAGTGGACATTACTAGGTTTTTAAGTTCTATGGCTCCCCGGAATTGTCTAAAGTAACCTTGTAGCCAATCCGCTTGAAGACACTAAAAACAATCTGAAACAAGCCACCTACGGTGCCAAAAGCAGTGTCAAAGAGGAGTGAGAGGGTGCCACCCAGGCCCACAGCAATGTCCTTGCACACAATGGGAATGGCCCCCACAGTATACACAGGGAAAGTGGCTACATCCACAAGGACTCGGAGAGGGATGCTCAGAGCTCGGCAGACAGCCTTCAGCAGACAGCAGAGGATCCGGAGGAAAGCCCTGATGACTTTGGCCACAACCTTGAGCACTTTCCAGGGAATGCTCACCAGCTCTTGTCCAATGGCCACGAGGTATGAGACAGTGGCTTCGCCTAGATGGTATAGGCAACTCTCAACAGCGTTTATTGCCTGCTTGGCAACCAACCAAAGGAGATGGACTATATTCCTTAAGACCGCTGTAACAAGGTAATAAATTAACTGGAAAAGCATAATGAATGGGGTAGCAAGGAAACCCAGGACTTGTCCCAGAAAACTGCTCCCTCCCTCTGGTGGTGCTTCTGGGGACAGCAGGGCAGACCTCTGGCTTTGGGTGCTGGCGAGGGGACTCATGCTCTCTTGAGACTGCAGAGACCGCTCCTCATCTTGGACTTGGTTGACCACTTCCAgaatcttcttcatcttctctgtaTCTTGCTCCATCTCACCACAGTTGTCCTGGAACAGTTGAGGCTTATGAGGAAGTAGCTTCTCAAGGTCTCTCAGCATCACATCTTCTATGACATCAATGTCCTGGGTGTGCTTGATGAAGCCCATGGCCCAGCCTCCTCCAGGGGCTGCACAGCAAGCTGCCAGCCAGACGAATTCAGGGATAGTCACTTTGCCCTTAACGCTGTGCTCTGAGGGAACAGCCCCCGTGAGGATATACAGGTCTTTGCCTTCACTGCAGTGTGGCATCAAGGCTCGGTCCATGAGGCTGATGAGATTCATGTGCCATCGTTCCTGGAAAGACTGGGTCATCGGAACTGAATTTGTGAGTGGGAATGTGGCCACCTGGAGGTCACTGTTAAGAGGAAATGGGTACAGCTGTCCGATTTCATAGTCAGAGTCGACGTAGTCTGCATTCAAGGCCTGCTTGCTTCCCAGATTGTCCACTGAGGTGACAGCGTTGGCCTCATCAATGACCTCCTCGAGGTTGCTGTCAGGGTCATCAAtctgaaggaaagaaggcagagctgagattaGCTCACAGAGGTGGGAGAATCACCCTAACCACCTGCCCAAGCTCCAGGGGCATCCTGCCCTTCCATCACATCTTACCCTTGGCTTCTCAAGACAAGTTTCTTAGACCTatgcgtgcgtgcgcgcacacacacaccattctagTATCCCTCAATGCTGGTATTTGAAGTCCTCAAATAGGATGCATCCTGCTTCATGTTCTATGCCTTCCCCACCTTTTACAGTCCTGATGACTCTTCccaatgtatgtatatacatgcaggtacatgtagggtatatgtgcatataagcACATGCATGTGATATCAGAAGATAACCTTGAGTGCCATTCCTGAAGAGCAAAAatccacctttaaaaaaattaacttacaacaaattaggtttctttttttttttttaaatggtttgtTGTTCCTCTTCTAggccttggttttgtttgtttgttcatttgtttgttttaaatttaaaaagtttcatttttatgCTATGTATTTCTGAGCAGTTATATGCAGTGTGTACAGATGCACACAAAAGCCAAAAGAGATCATCATCATATCTCCTGCAACTGTGTTTACAGGAGGTCATACACTGCTGGTTATGGTGCTGG harbors:
- the Endod1 gene encoding endonuclease domain-containing 1 protein — its product is MGCARWLALGGLLALAGLLQARLLLPQQAGFGECDRFFYKGTPPAGLATEAHVRICQRFAGSERFATLYSPGHRIPVFSAFRAARPASRSAEQRGLLEPQIDDPDSNLEEVIDEANAVTSVDNLGSKQALNADYVDSDYEIGQLYPFPLNSDLQVATFPLTNSVPMTQSFQERWHMNLISLMDRALMPHCSEGKDLYILTGAVPSEHSVKGKVTIPEFVWLAACCAAPGGGWAMGFIKHTQDIDVIEDVMLRDLEKLLPHKPQLFQDNCGEMEQDTEKMKKILEVVNQVQDEERSLQSQESMSPLASTQSQRSALLSPEAPPEGGSSFLGQVLGFLATPFIMLFQLIYYLVTAVLRNIVHLLWLVAKQAINAVESCLYHLGEATVSYLVAIGQELVSIPWKVLKVVAKVIRAFLRILCCLLKAVCRALSIPLRVLVDVATFPVYTVGAIPIVCKDIAVGLGGTLSLLFDTAFGTVGGLFQIVFSVFKRIGYKVTLDNSGEP